The genomic window ATCGTCAGGCCGACGACGATGATGAGGAACGCCAGGACCGGGCGCATGTGCCTCCGCAGCCGGTTGTACGCCGGGAGGAACAGGTAGCAGAGCAGGAGCGCGATGAGGAGCGGCCGGAGCACCGGCTCCAGCCGCTCCAGGAGGTAGAGGCTGGTCGCCAGGATGACGAGGACGGCGGCCAGCGACCGGAGGCTCCCCAGGTCACGGGCCCGCCGGAGCAGAGGCTCGGTCGCCATCTGGGCGGCGGACGCGGCCGACGCCTCGGGATCCGGCGCCTCGGGGCCGTCCGGGGAGGTCGCGGGGGAGCCCGTCATCGATGGCACCCCCGGGATCAATGGAAGCCGCGTCGCCGCTTCTCGCTGTACCGCTGGAGGGCATCCTCGACGATCGGCAGGGCCCGCTCCGAGGACTGGATCTCCTCGACCTCGACCGACTTGCCCTCCAGGAGCTTGTAGTCCTGGAAGAACCGGCGGAGCATCATCAGCCGGTGCGGGGGGAGCTGGGACGCCTCCCGGAAGCTGTTGAACTCCGGGTCGTGGACCGCGACGGCCAGGATCTTGTGGTCGGGCTTGCCGCCGTCCACCATCGTCATGAGCCCGATCGCCCGGGCGGTCACCATCGTGAGCGGGGCGAGCGGCTCCTGGCAGAGCACGAGGACGTCCAGCGGGTCGTCGTCCTCGGCGTAGGTCTGCGGGATGAAGCCGTAGTTCGCCGGGTAATACACGGCGGAGTAGAGCATGCGATCGAGGCGGAGGAGCCCCGTCCGCTTGTCGAGCTCGTACTTGATGCTCGAGCCCATCGGGATCTCGACGATGGCGTCGAACTCCTTGGGCAGGTGCTGGCCCGGGGTCACGTCATGCCAGGGGTGGATCATGGGTGGTCGAATGCCGGAGGGAATCCCCGGAGTACGTTCTCCTCGCCAGGAAATGGAAGAGCGGATCGCGTCGCCCCAAGCATAGCAGATTTCCGGCGTGTTCGGAAATCGCCGCCGCGTGCGCGTGTTCTCCGGGACCGCCCGCCCCGGGCGGACGCTACGACCCGCGCCCGGGTGGCGCTTCCGCGGGACTTTTTCGTTCTCAGGGGGGATGGCGAAGACTACAATCGTCACGTCCAGGCAGGACCCTGGGGCCGCCGCACCGCCGAATCTACACCGATGAGGTTACCCGTGAGCCGAGCCCGCGCCACCCACCCCACGCGCCGGGGACCCGGTCGCTCCGCGCGACCCGCTCGCCGCCGGCGCCCGCGACCCATCTCGCTCGAGGCCCTGGAAACCCGGCAATTGCTCTCGACGGCCGCGTCCGCGCTGGACAACATCGTCGCCCGGCCGAGCCTCGACGCCGCCCCGCTCGTGGCCAACCTGAACCCGACCGGCCTGTCGGTCGCGCAGGTTCGCGCCGCGTACGGCATGAATCAGGTGACCTTCCAGGGGGGCACCATCGCCGGCAACGGCGCCGGCCAGACGATCGCGATCGTCACCGCGTACGACGCCCCCACCATCGGGTCGGACCTGCGGGCCTTCGACCGGATGATGGGGCTGCCCGATCCGCCGTCCTTCCTGAAGTATTCCCAGCGCGGGACCAAGGTGGACGGGGGGTGGGCCACGGAGACCGCGCTGGACGTGGAGTGGGCGCACGCCATGGCGCCCGGCGCCAACATCGTCCTCGTCGAGGCCAGGTCCGCGGGCCTGAAGGACCTGCTCAACGCCGTGAACCTCGCCCGGTCGATAAGCGGGGTCTCGGTGATCTCCATGAGCTGGGGCACCAATGAGTTCCGCGGCCAGACGGCCTACGACTCGGTCTTCACGACGCCGGCCGGCCACATCGGCGGCTCGGGCCTGCCCGGGGGGATCTCCTTCGTCGCCGCCTCCGGCGACTCGGGGGCCTGGGGCGGCGTCTCGTACCCCTCCACGTCGCCCTACGTGCTGGCGGTCGGCGGGACGTCGCTGTACCTCGGCGCCGACGGCGGCTACGGGAGCGAGGCCGGCTGGAGGTGGAGCACGGGGGGATACAGCTCGTACGAGCCCGCCCCGGCCTACCAGGTGGCCGCCCAGGCGGCCTCGGGCGTCTCCTACGGCGTGCGCACGACGCCGGACGTCTCGGCGATCTCCGACCCGGCCACGGGCATCGCGGTCTACAGCTCGGTGCCCTACGGGGGCACCAGCGGGTGGTTCGCCGTCGGCGGCACCAGCGCCGCCACGCCGATGTGGGCCGGCATCGTGGCCGTGGCCGATCAGGGCCTGGCCCTCGCCGGCCGGGGGTCGATCTCGAACGTCCAGGCGGAGCTCTACGCGATCCCCTCGTCGGCCTACAACTCCGTGTCGGTCGGCTTCAACGGGTACAACGCCCTGGCGGGCTACGACCTGGTCACCGGGCTGGGGACGCCGTCGGCCGTCCGGCTGATCGCCGACCTGGCCGCGGGCCCCGGCGGGACCTCCGGGGGCGGCGGCACGGCCAGGGTCTCCTCGAGCCTCAAGTTCCGGGCCACGCGCCTCGACGTCGCGGTGGCCTCGGGCATCCCCGGGACGACCCCCGTCGGGACCACGCAGGGGCTCTTCGCCAACACGACGACGGCCGCCGCGGGGCCCGTCTCCACGGTCCTGGCGCCGAACACGGTCGTCATCGTCATCCCGCTCGGATCGGGGCAGTTCGTCGTGATCGTCGAGCGGATCATCAGCCCGCCCCTGCCCTCCGCGACGGCCTCCGCGCACGTGGAGAACGCGCTGGCGACGGAGATCGACAGCACGAATCCGGGCTTCACCAACCTGCTCAGCACCTCGCGCATCCTGCCCTTCGACCGGCTCGTCTCGGCCAGCCCCGCCCGTTACGACGGGCCGGACGTCGAGTCCCTCATCGACCTGGTGCTGCCGCCCGAGGTCGCCCCCGCCGGCCCCGTTGCCCCGGCGCCCGCCGCCGCGACGGTCGCGTCCCGGCCCGCCTCTCCGCCCGTCCTGGAGCGGGCGGCCTTCGGGCTGCTGCCGTCCGGGCCGGAGGAGGCCGCCCTTGATGCCCGCCTCGACGCGCCCGCCCTCGGGGGCCGGCCGTCGCTCCCGGCCCTGCCCGCGGAGGCCGAGGACGGCGAGGCCCGGGGCGCCCCGGCCCCCCGGCTCGCCGGCGCCTTCGCGATGGCGGGCGGCGCCGCCTGGCTCGCCTGGAAGGACGTCCGCCGCCAAGCCCGGCCCCAACCCCAACCGTCCGCACCCCGCGCGCTCCGGCCGAAGTTGCGGCGGCTGCTGCTGCCCGTCGCCTGAGGCGGGCCCCGCCCGCGCCCGGCCTCGGGCTCGTCGGGCGCGGCGACGGGCCCGATCGCCCCTCGCGCCGGCGCCCGGAGGGCCGGATGGGGGGACATCCGTGGAACCCGGGGCACATCCCGGGAATAATGTCGCGGGTCCGCGGCGATCGGGACGCGGCGCGTGCGGCGGGTTCAGGAGGCGGGGGCGCGGATGAATGGCCACGGGATTCCCTTGATCTGGAGCCAGATCGCGGAGGGGGGCGCCGGCGCGGCGGCCCCGGGATCGGCGGCCGCCGGCAATGCGGGCTCGATGGCGCTGCTGGCCTTCCGCAGGTGGTGCTCGGGCCTGACGCTGAGCTCACCCGGCCCCGCCCCGGGGGCGGACGGGCTCCGGATCCTGCTGATCGCCCTGGCGGCCCTGCTCGTCCTGGCGGTGGCGTGCCAGGGCATCGGGACGGCCCTGCGGCAGCTCCTCGACCTGCCCGGCCACGTGGGGCTCGCCCGGCGGGCCACCGGCAGGGTCTGGGGCGCCGGGCAGCTCGTGGCCGCCATGATCACGGTGACGGTCCTCTCCTGGACGGGCGGCCTGTCGCTGGGCTTCCTCTCCGAGCGGTCCGATCGCTGGAAGAACGACATGGCGCTCGTCTCCCGCTCGCGGTCGGCCGGCGAGATGGCGCTGGAGCAAGGGGCCCTCGCCGCGCTCACGCCGCTGCGCGACGTCGCGGGGCTGGGGGACAACCTGCCGATCCTCTCGCTCGCGGTGTACCTGATCTTCCGCGCCTCCTCCGGGATGGTCTCCCCGGCGATGAAGAAGGCGGACGTCGCGGCGATCCGCGGCGGCAGGGCGGTCGAGGGGTCCGGCTGGGCGACGGTCGTCTGGGGCTGCGGCTCCCTCTACGTGCTCTACCGGATCGTGTCCCGGGCGTCGGGGGGCGCGGACCTCCCCCTCGGCGGATGCCTGCTCATCGAGGCGGTGGTCGTCCCGATCCTCATGATCGTCTGCGACGGATTCCTGCTCGCCTGGCTGCTGACCGAGCTCCGCAACGCGGGCCTGCCCGGCGTGGGCGCCGACGAGGAGCGATTCCGGCCCGACTCCGCCCTCCGCCTGATGCCGGCGGCCATGCTCGGCTGCCTCGCCGCGCTCCCCTCCCGCTACCTGGGGACGCTCGTCTTCCTCTCCCTGCAGCACCTGCCGCGGTCCGTCGGCAGCGGGGCCGGCGGCCGCGCGATCCGCTGGCTGCTCGGCTGGGGCCTCGTCGACGTCCAGGGTGCCTCGCTCGTGGCGGTCGGGCTCGTCGGGGTCGTCGCCTGGGGCCGCGGCGGGCTGCGCGAGGTGCTGCGAGGCGGCCGGCGGCTGCTCCGCGCCGAGGGGGGGCACCTCGTCGCGACCACCGCGATGTCGGCGATCGCGACGGCCCTGCTGGCGGGCCTGGCCTACTCGGTGCTCCTGCTCCTCCCGCTGGCCGGCTGGGTACTGCCCGCCGCCGACAGCTACTCGCATTATGCGACCCTCCCCGCGGGGCTGTGGACCCTCGCCGGACTCATCGAGCTGGCGCAACGCTCTCTGCCGACCGCCCGCGCGCTGGCCCCGGAGGCCGTCGACGACGCGAGGGGGCCGGGCGAGGCCGCCCCCGCGAGCGACGCGATCGGCGGGGGGCCGGACGGGCCGCTCGCCGTGGCCGCCGGCATCGGCGTTTGAGCCCGGCTCGCGGGCCCTCGCCGGGCCCCGCTCCGCGAACCGGGAGGGCCCCCGGCGGCCGCCCCGCGGGGCCCCGCACGCCCCGCCTCCGCCGCCCCGCGGGCCGCGCCGACCGGGGCGCCGATTCGACGTGGCGCGGCCTCCGCTCAGCTTGACAGATCGTCGAAAGCCGCGTTGTAATGAATCGTGGCGAACGGCGACGGACCCTCTCGGGATGCCGATCGCGACCGTTGATCTTTTCCGAGACCATCACGTCCGGCCGACGGACTCTCGACCCCGCCCGCGACGGCCGCTCCCGCGCCCGGCGGGACGCACCCTTCGCAGCCACTGAAGTCGTTGACAATTCGGCGAAGCCCTCACGCACCATGAGGACGCCCGAGCCGTGCGCGCGGAACCGGGCGACCTGCAGGGAGGGCGCCGGGTGTCCCCTTCGCCGACGCGCGACGACACCGCCCCGGAACGGAACAGAGATCGAGCCGCCTCAGGAGGGAATCCAGATGTCCACGGGAACGGATCTGATCTCGCTGATCGCGAGTCGGCAGAACCTCGACGACTACCAGAAGAAGCACTGGTCCGGCACGATGGCCGAGTACCTGGAGATCGTCCGGCGCGACCCCGCCGTGACGCGGACGGCGTACCAGCGCCTCTACGACATGATCATGAGCAAGGGGACCGAGGAGATCGTCGTCAACAAGGAGAAGCTGGTCCGCTACCGCTTCTTCGAGGATCCCGACAACGGCGGCGAGGACGCGATCTTCGGCCTGGAGCGGACGATGACGAGCCTCGTCAACGTCCTCAAGAGCGCCGCGCACGGCTACGGGACGGAGCGGCGCGTCCTCCTGCTGCACGGCCCGGTCGGCTCGTCCAAGAGCACGCTGGCCCGGCTGCTCAAGAAGGGCCTGGAGCGCTACTCCCGCACCGACGAGGGCCGGCTGTTCAGCTTCGCCTGGAGGGAGGCCGGCCCCGACGGCGAGGAGCTGCTCACCGACTGCCCGATGCACGAGGACCCGCTCCA from Aquisphaera giovannonii includes these protein-coding regions:
- a CDS encoding inorganic diphosphatase, with amino-acid sequence MIHPWHDVTPGQHLPKEFDAIVEIPMGSSIKYELDKRTGLLRLDRMLYSAVYYPANYGFIPQTYAEDDDPLDVLVLCQEPLAPLTMVTARAIGLMTMVDGGKPDHKILAVAVHDPEFNSFREASQLPPHRLMMLRRFFQDYKLLEGKSVEVEEIQSSERALPIVEDALQRYSEKRRRGFH
- a CDS encoding S53 family peptidase, which translates into the protein MLSTAASALDNIVARPSLDAAPLVANLNPTGLSVAQVRAAYGMNQVTFQGGTIAGNGAGQTIAIVTAYDAPTIGSDLRAFDRMMGLPDPPSFLKYSQRGTKVDGGWATETALDVEWAHAMAPGANIVLVEARSAGLKDLLNAVNLARSISGVSVISMSWGTNEFRGQTAYDSVFTTPAGHIGGSGLPGGISFVAASGDSGAWGGVSYPSTSPYVLAVGGTSLYLGADGGYGSEAGWRWSTGGYSSYEPAPAYQVAAQAASGVSYGVRTTPDVSAISDPATGIAVYSSVPYGGTSGWFAVGGTSAATPMWAGIVAVADQGLALAGRGSISNVQAELYAIPSSAYNSVSVGFNGYNALAGYDLVTGLGTPSAVRLIADLAAGPGGTSGGGGTARVSSSLKFRATRLDVAVASGIPGTTPVGTTQGLFANTTTAAAGPVSTVLAPNTVVIVIPLGSGQFVVIVERIISPPLPSATASAHVENALATEIDSTNPGFTNLLSTSRILPFDRLVSASPARYDGPDVESLIDLVLPPEVAPAGPVAPAPAAATVASRPASPPVLERAAFGLLPSGPEEAALDARLDAPALGGRPSLPALPAEAEDGEARGAPAPRLAGAFAMAGGAAWLAWKDVRRQARPQPQPSAPRALRPKLRRLLLPVA